Proteins from a genomic interval of Caulobacter sp. NIBR1757:
- a CDS encoding arginine--tRNA ligase, whose translation MTDLKRTLGEAAAAAFAELGIPPTLGRVTPSDRPDLADFQSNGAMAGAKVAGKPPREIAQYVVDRLAGDPNLASVEIAGLGFINMRVSPAALSVRANEIAADDRKGAVEVEDSRRVIIDYAGPNVAKPMHVGHLRASIIGEAVKRIYRFRGDVVLGDAHFGDWGFQMGLLIVAAMDEIPFVRALMERLVTAPGGFSEADSQRVLQELGNHITLADLDRMYPEAAGRAKTDVEYRDRARKATAELQGGRFGYRLLWKHFVNVSRVALEREFHALGVDFDLWKGESDADPLIAGMVDELQAKGLLVEDQGARVVHVARPGETKKKKLEDGSTVTVPSPDPLLVVSSEGSAMYGTTDLATILDRRKSFDPQLILYCVDQRQADHFEQVFRAAYLAGYAAPGGLEHIGFGTMNGPDGKPFKTREGGVLKLHDLIEMAREKARERLREAGLGSELEPDEFEEIAHKVAVSTLKFADLSNYRGTSYIFDLDRFTTFEGKTGPYLLFQAVRIKSILRRARNEGVEESKISVKEPAERELVLMLDAFGAATAEAYDKKAPNFIADHAFKLAQAFSKFYAACPIMSAETDAIRGSRLRLARATLEQLELALDLLGIETPERM comes from the coding sequence ATGACCGATCTGAAGAGGACGCTGGGTGAAGCGGCTGCGGCCGCGTTCGCCGAATTGGGGATTCCGCCCACGCTCGGGCGGGTGACCCCCTCCGACCGTCCCGACCTCGCCGACTTCCAGTCCAACGGGGCCATGGCCGGGGCGAAAGTCGCCGGCAAGCCGCCGCGCGAGATCGCCCAGTATGTCGTTGACCGCCTGGCCGGCGATCCCAATCTGGCGTCCGTCGAGATCGCGGGCCTCGGCTTCATCAACATGCGGGTCAGCCCGGCCGCCCTGTCGGTGCGGGCCAACGAGATCGCCGCCGACGACCGCAAGGGCGCCGTCGAGGTCGAGGACAGCCGCCGGGTGATCATCGACTACGCCGGGCCCAACGTCGCCAAGCCAATGCATGTCGGCCACCTGCGCGCCTCGATCATCGGGGAGGCGGTCAAGCGCATCTACCGCTTCCGCGGCGACGTGGTGCTGGGCGACGCCCACTTCGGCGACTGGGGCTTCCAGATGGGGCTGCTGATCGTCGCGGCCATGGACGAGATTCCGTTCGTCCGCGCCCTGATGGAGCGGCTGGTCACGGCCCCGGGCGGCTTCTCGGAGGCCGACAGCCAGCGGGTGCTGCAGGAACTGGGCAATCACATCACCCTGGCCGATCTCGACCGGATGTATCCGGAGGCGGCCGGCAGGGCCAAGACCGACGTCGAGTACCGCGACCGGGCCCGCAAGGCGACCGCCGAACTGCAGGGCGGCCGCTTCGGCTATCGCCTGCTGTGGAAGCACTTCGTCAATGTCAGCCGGGTGGCGCTGGAGCGCGAGTTCCACGCGCTTGGCGTCGATTTCGACCTGTGGAAGGGTGAGAGCGACGCCGATCCGCTGATCGCCGGCATGGTCGATGAGCTGCAGGCCAAGGGCCTCCTGGTCGAGGACCAGGGCGCGCGGGTGGTGCATGTCGCCCGGCCGGGCGAGACGAAGAAGAAGAAGCTGGAAGACGGCTCGACCGTCACTGTCCCCTCGCCCGATCCGCTGCTGGTGGTCTCGTCCGAGGGCTCGGCCATGTACGGCACGACGGACCTCGCCACGATACTGGACCGCCGCAAGAGCTTCGATCCGCAGCTGATCCTCTATTGCGTGGACCAGCGCCAGGCAGACCATTTCGAGCAGGTGTTCCGCGCCGCCTATCTCGCCGGCTACGCCGCGCCCGGCGGCCTGGAGCATATCGGCTTCGGCACCATGAACGGTCCGGACGGCAAGCCCTTCAAGACCCGCGAAGGCGGGGTGCTGAAGCTGCACGACCTGATCGAGATGGCCCGCGAGAAGGCCCGCGAGCGGCTGCGCGAGGCAGGCCTGGGCAGCGAGCTTGAGCCTGATGAATTCGAGGAGATAGCCCACAAGGTTGCTGTCTCCACCCTGAAGTTCGCAGACCTCAGCAACTATCGCGGCACCAGCTACATCTTCGATCTCGATCGCTTTACGACTTTCGAGGGGAAGACCGGTCCGTATCTGCTGTTCCAAGCCGTGAGGATCAAATCAATCCTCCGCAGGGCAAGGAACGAGGGCGTCGAAGAGTCCAAGATCAGCGTCAAGGAGCCGGCCGAGCGCGAGCTGGTGCTGATGCTGGACGCCTTCGGCGCGGCCACCGCCGAGGCCTACGACAAGAAGGCCCCCAACTTCATCGCCGACCACGCCTTCAAGCTGGCCCAGGCCTTCTCGAAGTTCTACGCCGCCTGCCCGATCATGAGCGCCGAGACCGACGCCATCCGCGGCAGCCGCCTGCGCCTGGCGCGGGCGACGCTGGAACAGCTGGAACTGGCGCTGGACCTGCTGGGCATCGAGACGCCGGAGCGGATGTAG
- a CDS encoding DUF1674 domain-containing protein, translating into MADDPQDGVRLNLGQEAPEVPGAAPGKVLSPAARRALEEAAARKAAAVEAAPPPEDGGPAGPEPTRYGDWERKGIAVDF; encoded by the coding sequence ATGGCTGACGATCCGCAAGACGGTGTTCGATTAAATCTTGGTCAGGAGGCGCCTGAAGTCCCTGGGGCCGCCCCGGGAAAGGTGCTGTCTCCGGCCGCCCGGCGGGCGCTGGAAGAGGCTGCGGCGCGCAAGGCGGCGGCTGTCGAGGCGGCGCCCCCGCCCGAGGACGGCGGCCCGGCCGGCCCCGAACCGACCCGCTATGGCGACTGGGAGCGCAAGGGCATCGCGGTCGATTTCTGA
- a CDS encoding RsmB/NOP family class I SAM-dependent RNA methyltransferase, which yields MTQAPSNDLAARRAALTLLDAALERRGGIDEAAAAGPLKSLDARDRAFARALTLSTLRRLGAIDRLLAPKLNREPPPRIRNLLRLGVAQLFWFDTPDHAAVSTSVDIAAADKAGRAFKGLVNAVLRGLLRDGPPADDPEALCPPWLYARWTNAWGPEAARAIAAQIAGEPATDLTVRENGDIELLTAQLEATALPGGTVRVTQRGDVAQWPGFAEGRWWVQDAAAAIPARLLHANAEQTALDLCAAPGGKTLQLAVTGARTVAVDRSEERLKRVTENLARMGLTAEVIAADAGRWDDERTFDAVLLDAPCSATGTFRRHPDVLWAAAPGDIAKLAAVQSRLLDSAAMRTAPGGRLVYCVCSLEPEEGEGQVRAFLNRHPEFSNEPCAEGEGGAPAASLTREGWLRLLPHQREGGQDGFFAARLKRN from the coding sequence GTGACCCAAGCACCTTCGAACGACCTGGCCGCCCGCCGCGCGGCCCTCACCCTGCTGGACGCCGCCCTCGAACGCCGGGGCGGCATCGACGAGGCGGCCGCGGCCGGCCCGCTGAAAAGCCTCGACGCCCGCGACCGCGCCTTCGCCCGCGCCCTGACGCTCAGCACCCTGCGCCGGCTTGGGGCCATCGACCGGCTGCTGGCCCCGAAGCTGAACCGCGAGCCGCCGCCGCGCATCCGCAACCTGCTGCGGCTGGGCGTCGCCCAGCTGTTCTGGTTCGACACCCCCGACCATGCCGCCGTCTCGACCAGCGTCGATATCGCCGCCGCCGACAAGGCCGGCCGGGCCTTCAAGGGCCTGGTCAACGCCGTGCTGCGCGGCCTGCTGCGCGATGGCCCGCCGGCCGACGATCCCGAAGCCCTCTGCCCGCCCTGGCTCTACGCCCGCTGGACCAACGCCTGGGGCCCCGAGGCCGCCCGCGCCATCGCGGCGCAGATCGCGGGTGAACCGGCCACCGACCTGACGGTGCGCGAGAACGGCGACATCGAACTGCTGACCGCCCAGCTCGAGGCCACCGCCCTGCCCGGCGGCACGGTCCGCGTCACCCAGCGCGGCGATGTCGCCCAGTGGCCGGGCTTCGCCGAGGGCCGCTGGTGGGTGCAGGACGCCGCGGCCGCCATCCCCGCCCGCCTGCTGCACGCCAACGCCGAACAGACGGCGCTCGACCTTTGCGCCGCGCCGGGCGGCAAGACCCTGCAGCTGGCCGTGACCGGCGCCAGGACCGTGGCCGTCGATCGCTCCGAAGAGCGGCTGAAGCGGGTGACCGAAAACCTGGCACGGATGGGCCTGACCGCCGAGGTCATCGCCGCCGACGCCGGGCGCTGGGACGATGAGCGCACCTTCGACGCCGTCCTGCTCGACGCCCCCTGCTCGGCCACCGGCACCTTCCGGCGCCACCCGGACGTGCTGTGGGCCGCCGCCCCTGGCGACATCGCCAAGCTGGCCGCCGTGCAGTCGCGTCTGCTGGACAGCGCGGCGATGCGCACCGCGCCCGGCGGGCGGCTCGTCTACTGCGTCTGCTCGCTGGAGCCGGAAGAGGGCGAAGGCCAGGTCCGCGCCTTCCTCAACCGCCATCCCGAGTTCAGCAACGAACCCTGCGCCGAGGGCGAGGGCGGGGCGCCGGCCGCCTCGCTGACCCGCGAAGGCTGGCTGCGCCTGCTGCCCCACCAGCGCGAAGGCGGCCAGGACGGCTTCTTCGCGGCGCGGCTGAAGCGAAACTGA
- a CDS encoding IS110 family transposase, whose translation MEHPTRIFIDTSKQLFQLHGVDAGEKVVIRRQLRRREMIPFFTRLAPTVIGLEACGGSHHWARELAGLGHQVMLLPAQYVKAYLKRGKNDGRDAEAGCEAMSRPTMRPVPVKTVQEQAVLMLLATRDRLVRSRTQLTNAIRGHAAEFGLIAPTGLDKIEPLLERVAADQALPDLARDLFAGLGRQLLALQAQIVEIDARMAAHHRADQTSRRLARIPSVGIVGAVMLAAKTPDPKAFRSARDFAAWLGLTPKDHSTAGKTRLGGITRAGDEALRAVLVCGAMAVIQNAKAGRGQPWPWLNRLLATKPTKQVAVALANKTARIAWRLMVSGQDYDPSRRLAAPSQQPA comes from the coding sequence GTGGAGCATCCTACGCGCATATTCATCGATACGTCCAAGCAGCTGTTTCAGCTGCACGGTGTGGACGCAGGCGAGAAGGTCGTCATTCGCCGGCAACTTCGGCGGCGGGAGATGATCCCGTTCTTCACCAGGCTGGCGCCGACGGTGATCGGACTGGAAGCCTGTGGAGGTTCACACCACTGGGCGCGGGAGCTGGCGGGGCTTGGCCATCAGGTGATGCTGCTGCCGGCCCAGTATGTGAAGGCCTATCTGAAGCGAGGCAAGAACGACGGTCGCGACGCCGAGGCCGGCTGCGAAGCGATGAGCCGGCCGACGATGAGGCCGGTGCCGGTCAAGACCGTTCAGGAGCAGGCGGTGCTGATGCTGCTGGCGACGCGGGACCGACTGGTGCGAAGCCGCACCCAGCTGACCAACGCCATTCGCGGCCATGCCGCCGAGTTCGGGCTGATCGCTCCGACCGGGCTGGACAAGATCGAGCCGCTGCTGGAGCGCGTCGCCGCCGACCAGGCTTTGCCCGACCTGGCCCGGGACCTGTTCGCGGGTCTTGGCCGCCAGCTCCTCGCCCTGCAGGCGCAGATCGTCGAGATCGACGCCCGGATGGCGGCGCATCATCGGGCCGATCAGACCAGCCGCCGGCTGGCCAGGATCCCCAGCGTCGGGATCGTCGGCGCGGTCATGCTCGCCGCCAAGACCCCGGACCCCAAGGCCTTCCGCTCAGCGCGCGACTTCGCCGCCTGGCTGGGCCTCACGCCCAAGGACCATTCCACTGCCGGCAAGACCCGCCTTGGCGGCATCACCCGGGCCGGCGACGAGGCGCTTCGAGCCGTCCTGGTCTGCGGGGCCATGGCGGTGATCCAGAACGCCAAAGCGGGTCGAGGACAGCCGTGGCCATGGCTCAATCGGCTATTGGCCACAAAGCCGACCAAGCAGGTCGCCGTCGCCCTCGCCAACAAGACCGCCCGCATCGCCTGGCGCCTCATGGTCAGCGGACAGGACTACGATCCGTCTCGCCGCCTCGCCGCGCCTTCCCAACAACCTGCCTAG
- the rpe gene encoding ribulose-phosphate 3-epimerase — MIIAPSILASDFAKLGEECRAIEAAGADWVHVDVMDGHFVPNITIGPDVVKALRPHVSIPFDCHLMIAPADPYLEAFREAGADMISVHPEAGPHLNRTLQRIRALGAKAGVVFNPSTSPSVIEYMMDDIDLILVMSINPGFGGQSFMPSQLKKIETLRRMIDASGKDIWLEVDGGVNPVTARQCADAGATALVAGSAVFKGGPSAYAANIAALRG; from the coding sequence ATGATCATCGCTCCTTCCATCCTGGCGTCGGACTTCGCCAAGCTCGGCGAGGAATGCCGCGCCATCGAGGCCGCCGGCGCCGACTGGGTGCACGTCGACGTCATGGACGGCCACTTCGTGCCCAACATCACCATCGGTCCCGACGTGGTGAAGGCCCTGCGGCCGCACGTCTCCATCCCGTTTGACTGCCACCTGATGATCGCCCCGGCCGATCCCTATCTGGAGGCGTTCCGCGAGGCCGGGGCCGACATGATCAGCGTGCATCCCGAGGCCGGGCCGCACCTGAACCGCACCCTGCAGCGCATCCGGGCGCTCGGCGCCAAGGCGGGGGTGGTGTTCAACCCGTCCACAAGCCCGTCGGTCATCGAGTACATGATGGACGACATCGACCTGATCCTGGTGATGAGCATCAACCCGGGCTTCGGCGGCCAGAGCTTCATGCCCTCGCAGCTGAAGAAGATCGAAACCCTGCGCCGGATGATCGACGCCAGCGGCAAGGACATCTGGCTGGAGGTCGATGGCGGGGTGAACCCGGTCACCGCCCGCCAGTGCGCCGACGCCGGAGCCACGGCCCTGGTCGCCGGCTCGGCCGTGTTCAAGGGCGGGCCGAGCGCCTACGCCGCCAACATCGCCGCCTTGCGGGGCTGA
- a CDS encoding heparinase II/III family protein: MKPPRRDLVGPALTVVRGWAGAARRQGEQEWFGNPLHRMMLNRPAVEGFAANPRDRRPVNNAEGRRLLQGIFDLAGTRMSVGAHGDPFDKPSPDRAFAVALHRMGWLHDLVAQEDAGPRAALRLIFDWKRVFGRWNGFSWGHEVLERRVFNLACAARRLAAVASDAERAELATDLARQTRHLADISIHPERALQRAVVVGIAGCALAGEAGEQLIDRSMAILQASLPGAVAPDGMHASRSPQAGLELLFDLLTLDEALHQRGQAGPDEMGRAIDRLSAAARFFTLPDGRLASFQGGEAVPAARIAAALAHDESAGPPPMKAPHGGYYRLDGAGLTLMLDGAAPAGGVWSATACAQTLGIEILAGADRLVTGCAWSPDAAAPQALRLTDGASTASLSDASAGEPLRGLTAWGIGPRLEGAAKQVDVRRHDADAGVWLECSHDGWAADFGLIHDRRLYLDLAAGELRGEDAFRPVLEGPPADGPRRYLPFTVRFHLHPDARASLARDGKSVLLKGPTDQGWWLRNDAVSVSVEPSAHFENGRPRRSTQVVLTGQVRVDTGGRIRWKMSRAEG; this comes from the coding sequence GTGAAGCCGCCCCGCCGCGACCTCGTCGGACCTGCCCTCACCGTCGTTCGCGGCTGGGCCGGCGCGGCCCGCCGCCAGGGCGAGCAGGAGTGGTTCGGCAACCCGCTGCACCGTATGATGCTCAACCGGCCGGCCGTCGAGGGCTTCGCCGCCAATCCGCGCGACCGCCGGCCGGTGAACAACGCCGAGGGCCGCCGGCTGCTGCAGGGCATCTTCGACCTGGCCGGCACGCGGATGAGCGTCGGGGCCCATGGCGATCCCTTCGACAAGCCCAGCCCCGACCGCGCCTTCGCCGTGGCCCTGCACCGCATGGGCTGGCTGCATGACCTGGTCGCCCAGGAGGACGCCGGGCCGCGCGCGGCCCTGCGGCTGATCTTCGACTGGAAGCGGGTCTTCGGGCGCTGGAACGGCTTCTCCTGGGGCCATGAGGTGCTGGAGCGGCGGGTGTTCAACCTGGCCTGCGCCGCCCGCCGGCTGGCGGCCGTGGCCTCGGACGCCGAGCGGGCCGAACTGGCCACCGACCTGGCCCGCCAGACGCGGCATCTGGCCGACATCTCCATCCACCCCGAGCGGGCCCTGCAGCGGGCGGTGGTCGTCGGCATCGCCGGCTGCGCCCTGGCCGGCGAGGCAGGCGAGCAGCTGATCGACCGGTCGATGGCCATCCTGCAGGCCAGTCTGCCCGGCGCCGTCGCCCCCGACGGCATGCACGCCAGCCGCTCGCCGCAGGCCGGGCTGGAGCTGCTGTTCGACCTCTTGACCCTCGACGAGGCCCTGCACCAGCGCGGCCAGGCCGGGCCCGACGAGATGGGCCGGGCCATCGACCGCCTGAGCGCCGCGGCCCGCTTCTTCACCCTGCCGGACGGCCGGCTGGCCAGCTTCCAGGGTGGCGAGGCCGTGCCCGCCGCCCGCATCGCCGCCGCCCTGGCCCATGACGAGAGCGCCGGCCCGCCGCCGATGAAGGCGCCGCACGGCGGCTACTACCGCCTCGACGGGGCCGGGCTGACCCTGATGCTCGACGGCGCCGCCCCGGCCGGCGGGGTGTGGAGCGCCACCGCCTGCGCCCAGACGCTGGGTATCGAGATCCTGGCCGGCGCCGACCGGCTGGTCACCGGCTGCGCCTGGAGCCCCGACGCCGCCGCGCCCCAGGCCCTGCGCCTGACCGACGGGGCCTCGACCGCCTCCCTCAGCGACGCCTCGGCCGGCGAGCCCTTGCGCGGCCTGACCGCCTGGGGCATCGGTCCCAGGCTGGAGGGGGCCGCGAAGCAGGTCGATGTCCGCCGCCACGATGCCGACGCCGGGGTCTGGCTGGAATGCAGCCACGACGGCTGGGCCGCCGACTTCGGCCTGATCCATGACCGCCGCCTCTACCTCGACCTGGCGGCCGGCGAGCTGCGCGGCGAGGACGCCTTCCGCCCCGTGCTGGAAGGCCCGCCGGCCGACGGCCCGCGCCGCTACCTGCCCTTCACCGTCCGCTTCCACCTCCACCCCGACGCCCGCGCCAGTCTGGCCCGTGACGGCAAGAGCGTGCTGCTCAAGGGCCCGACCGACCAGGGCTGGTGGCTGCGCAACGACGCCGTCTCCGTCTCCGTGGAGCCCAGCGCCCACTTCGAAAACGGCAGGCCGAGGCGGTCGACGCAGGTGGTGCTGACGGGGCAGGTACGGGTCGATACAGGCGGGCGGATCCGGTGGAAGATGAGCCGGGCGGAGGGGTGA
- the purH gene encoding bifunctional phosphoribosylaminoimidazolecarboxamide formyltransferase/IMP cyclohydrolase, with the protein MPAAPDFPPSPDTVVAKRALISVSDKTGLIETARALHDLGVELVSTGGTKSAIAAAGLPVKDVADLTGFPEMMDGRVKTLHPIVHGGLLGVRGAASHKAAMDEHGIGGIDILYVNLYPFDATVAGGGDFETCVENIDIGGPAMIRSAAKNHGYVAVCTAPEDMARVVEALKAGGTTLSLRKDLAARAFARTATYDAAISGWFAGQLGETAPARRAIGGELKQTLRYGENPHQSAAFYVTGEQRPGVANARQLQGKELSYNNIADTDAAFELAAEFDEPACIIVKHANPCGVGLGADLRQAYARALACDPVSAFGGIVAVNRRLDRATAMQVCETFTEVVIAPEADDDAVAVFEAKKNLRLLVTGGMPDAFRAGEVFRSVSGGFLVQSRDTARLTAADLKVVTKRAPTDEEVRDMLFAFTVAKHVKSNAIVFARGGQTLGVGAGQMNRKDSARIAAIRAADFGLDLKGSACASEAFFPFADGLIQAAEAGATAVIQPGGSMRDAEVIAAADAAGIAMVFTGVRVFRH; encoded by the coding sequence ATGCCCGCCGCCCCTGATTTCCCGCCCTCGCCCGATACCGTTGTCGCCAAACGCGCCCTGATCTCCGTGTCCGACAAGACCGGGCTGATCGAGACGGCGCGGGCGCTGCACGACCTGGGCGTCGAACTGGTCTCGACCGGCGGCACCAAGAGCGCCATCGCGGCGGCCGGGTTGCCGGTCAAGGACGTGGCCGACCTGACCGGGTTTCCGGAGATGATGGACGGGCGGGTGAAGACCCTGCACCCCATCGTCCACGGCGGCCTGCTGGGCGTGCGCGGCGCGGCCAGCCACAAGGCGGCGATGGACGAGCACGGCATCGGCGGCATCGATATCCTCTATGTGAACCTCTATCCCTTCGATGCGACGGTCGCTGGCGGCGGCGACTTTGAAACCTGCGTCGAGAACATCGACATCGGTGGGCCGGCGATGATCCGCTCGGCGGCCAAGAACCACGGCTACGTCGCCGTCTGCACCGCCCCGGAAGACATGGCCCGGGTGGTCGAGGCGCTGAAGGCCGGCGGGACGACGCTCAGCCTTCGCAAGGATCTGGCGGCCCGAGCGTTTGCCCGCACCGCCACCTACGACGCCGCCATCAGCGGCTGGTTCGCGGGGCAACTGGGCGAGACCGCGCCGGCCCGCCGGGCCATCGGCGGTGAACTGAAACAGACCCTGCGCTATGGCGAAAACCCGCATCAGTCGGCGGCCTTCTATGTCACCGGCGAGCAGCGCCCCGGCGTGGCGAACGCCCGTCAGCTGCAGGGCAAGGAACTGAGCTACAACAACATCGCCGACACCGACGCCGCCTTCGAGCTGGCGGCCGAGTTCGACGAGCCGGCCTGTATCATCGTCAAGCACGCCAACCCCTGCGGCGTCGGCTTGGGCGCCGACCTCAGGCAAGCCTACGCCCGCGCCCTGGCCTGCGATCCGGTCTCGGCCTTCGGCGGCATCGTGGCGGTCAACCGCCGGCTGGACCGCGCCACTGCGATGCAGGTCTGCGAGACCTTCACCGAGGTGGTCATCGCCCCCGAGGCCGACGACGACGCGGTGGCCGTGTTCGAGGCCAAGAAGAACCTGCGCCTGCTGGTCACCGGCGGCATGCCGGATGCCTTCCGGGCCGGCGAGGTGTTCCGCTCGGTCTCCGGCGGCTTCCTGGTGCAGTCGCGCGACACCGCCCGGCTGACGGCGGCCGATCTGAAGGTGGTCACCAAGCGCGCGCCTACCGACGAGGAAGTGCGGGACATGCTGTTCGCCTTCACCGTCGCCAAGCATGTGAAATCCAACGCCATCGTCTTTGCCCGGGGTGGCCAGACGCTGGGGGTCGGCGCCGGGCAGATGAACCGCAAGGACAGCGCCCGCATCGCCGCCATCCGCGCCGCCGATTTTGGCCTCGACCTCAAGGGCAGCGCCTGCGCCTCGGAAGCCTTCTTCCCGTTCGCCGACGGCCTGATCCAGGCGGCGGAAGCCGGGGCGACGGCGGTGATCCAGCCGGGTGGTTCCATGCGGGACGCCGAGGTCATCGCGGCGGCCGATGCGGCGGGGATCGCCATGGTCTTCACCGGGGTGCGGGTGTTCCGCCACTAG
- a CDS encoding prolyl oligopeptidase family serine peptidase — MDTLEARWAKLQPHAAMHGPPDADRRPVALLFHGCGGVQAHLDDYAAAATAAGWRSVIVDSFAPRGWSRTYGLTFVCSGTRFWGFERAGDVLATIYGMGQREDVDASRMVLAGWSHGGWAIMDLMTMALESEAEARVGGAGPGLLDGVKGLYLNYPYVNFGSRGARRDWRYRPKVMGVIAERDHLGGPKLHEAAYARARAGGCAVETVTVKGTHAFDQPGEMMINLSPMQRDAALTAENLTRFGGFLGAVQAAA, encoded by the coding sequence ATGGACACGCTCGAAGCCCGCTGGGCGAAACTGCAGCCGCATGCGGCGATGCACGGCCCCCCCGATGCCGACCGTCGCCCGGTCGCCCTGCTGTTCCACGGCTGCGGCGGGGTGCAGGCGCATCTCGACGACTATGCGGCCGCCGCGACGGCGGCCGGCTGGCGCTCGGTCATCGTCGACAGTTTCGCCCCGCGCGGCTGGAGCCGGACCTATGGCCTGACCTTCGTCTGTTCGGGGACGCGGTTCTGGGGCTTCGAGCGGGCCGGCGACGTGCTGGCGACGATCTACGGCATGGGCCAACGCGAGGACGTCGATGCCAGCCGCATGGTGCTGGCCGGCTGGAGCCACGGCGGCTGGGCGATCATGGACCTGATGACCATGGCCCTGGAGAGCGAGGCCGAGGCCCGCGTCGGCGGGGCGGGTCCCGGGCTGCTGGACGGGGTGAAGGGCCTCTACCTCAACTATCCCTATGTGAATTTCGGCTCGCGCGGCGCCAGGCGCGACTGGCGCTATCGGCCGAAGGTGATGGGCGTCATCGCCGAGCGCGACCACCTGGGCGGACCGAAGCTGCATGAGGCGGCCTATGCCCGGGCGCGGGCCGGCGGCTGCGCGGTGGAGACGGTGACGGTGAAGGGGACGCACGCCTTCGACCAGCCGGGCGAGATGATGATCAATCTCTCGCCGATGCAGCGGGACGCGGCGTTGACGGCGGAGAACCTGACGCGGTTCGGGGGGTTTCTGGGCGCCGTCCAGGCGGCCGCTTGA
- a CDS encoding DUF6572 domain-containing protein: MTIENAAQIDAMGLETSTGKMVLGISDHLDWSEASAHLQAMERKVNAYLGFIQSGQIVDQDADAKGRPVKIAIYQEFPEPSDVTPILNKLAAQLGLAGIELWRGHLPPGY, encoded by the coding sequence ATGACGATTGAAAACGCCGCGCAGATAGACGCGATGGGCCTGGAGACAAGCACCGGCAAAATGGTGCTTGGAATCAGCGATCACCTTGACTGGTCGGAAGCCTCGGCCCACCTGCAAGCGATGGAGCGCAAGGTGAACGCCTACCTAGGCTTCATCCAGAGTGGGCAAATCGTTGATCAGGACGCCGATGCCAAGGGCCGACCGGTCAAGATCGCGATCTATCAAGAGTTCCCTGAGCCTTCTGACGTCACGCCCATCTTAAACAAGTTAGCGGCCCAACTCGGCCTCGCTGGTATCGAGCTTTGGCGGGGGCATTTGCCGCCAGGGTACTGA
- a CDS encoding barstar family protein, translated as MQTLITNVPANRIVDWDNFHAVFADCLGFPGYYGANMAAWIDCLTYADDAEARMVSRPVAKGAVLTLQIDEAAAFARRCPAQYAALVECAAFVNHRRVEVGQPPVIALLMVGSF; from the coding sequence ATGCAGACCCTCATCACCAACGTGCCCGCTAATCGCATCGTCGATTGGGACAATTTTCACGCCGTCTTCGCCGACTGCCTGGGTTTCCCTGGCTACTACGGCGCGAACATGGCCGCCTGGATTGACTGCCTGACCTATGCGGACGATGCGGAGGCCAGAATGGTCAGCCGGCCGGTCGCCAAGGGGGCGGTTCTGACGCTTCAGATCGACGAGGCCGCCGCGTTCGCCAGGCGCTGCCCGGCGCAGTACGCGGCCCTGGTTGAATGCGCGGCATTCGTGAATCATCGCCGGGTCGAGGTCGGACAACCGCCCGTTATCGCCCTCCTCATGGTCGGGTCGTTCTGA
- a CDS encoding RES family NAD+ phosphorylase — translation MSRRLWRIAADTPDYEADDLSGAGARITGGRWNAPGSAVVYTSASIALACLETVVHFNAGGLPFNRYLVAIDIPDSVWAAAQRETPASLPVGWDAEPAGRVSIGLGTDWIASGASALLIVPSVLVPEEINILINPTHPDAGGITAGKIRKWTYDPRLSR, via the coding sequence GTGAGCCGGCGGCTCTGGCGAATCGCGGCGGATACGCCGGACTACGAGGCGGACGACCTGTCCGGCGCGGGGGCCAGGATCACTGGCGGGCGGTGGAACGCGCCTGGATCCGCCGTTGTCTACACGTCGGCATCCATCGCCCTGGCCTGTCTCGAAACGGTCGTTCACTTCAACGCGGGCGGCCTTCCGTTCAACCGCTATCTGGTCGCCATCGATATTCCGGATTCCGTCTGGGCCGCCGCGCAACGGGAAACGCCTGCCAGCCTGCCGGTCGGGTGGGATGCCGAACCCGCCGGACGGGTCAGCATTGGTCTGGGAACCGACTGGATCGCCTCGGGCGCCTCGGCCTTGCTGATCGTTCCCTCGGTCCTCGTGCCTGAGGAGATCAACATCCTGATCAATCCGACCCACCCGGACGCCGGGGGGATCACGGCCGGCAAGATCCGAAAATGGACCTATGATCCGCGACTGTCGCGATAG